Proteins encoded in a region of the Triticum dicoccoides isolate Atlit2015 ecotype Zavitan chromosome 3A, WEW_v2.0, whole genome shotgun sequence genome:
- the LOC119270985 gene encoding putative cyclin-dependent kinase F-2, whose protein sequence is MGWSEVIGNDVATATPAVRNRVDRRDEWGQRATATGGDSSKSAIGSRFERLGKIGEGGFGVVYRARDRRTGEIVAIKCLRTNKYGNDDRGDRYLSVFAGEVSALEKCSGHPSIEQLRASGQHNGEAFIAMEFVGQTLRYVMKHVRFGRRHTEMEVCLMMRQLLTGVGRMNRLGLKHRDLKPGNVLVDDRRNLKICDLGLSCNMTDGPPYSNHIGTRGYRAPELLLGSTNYDERIDSWALGVMMAELLAGHHPFYGKTDMDHLSEILDLLGTADIKECPGYDGRQLPGGWALHSSLRSMFPSPADARRRCRPQLSEAGFEVLSGLLRCNPEKRLTARGALRHRWFKETNFRAAKS, encoded by the coding sequence atgggatggtcgGAAGTCATAGGCAACGACGTCGCCACCGCCACACCGGCAGTGCGCAACCGTGTTGATAGACGGGATGAATGGGGCCAAAGAGCCACGGCCACCGGTGGCGACTCCTCAAAGTCTGCAATAGGGAGCCGCTTCGAGCgactcggcaagatcggtgaagggGGCTTCGGTGTCGTTTACCGGGCGAGAGACCGCCGCACCGGCGAGATAGTCGCTATCAAGTGCCTCCGCACAAACAAGTACGGCAACGATGACCGCGGCGACCGCTACCTCTCCGTCTTTGCGGGCGAGGTCAGCGCCTTGGAGAAGTGCAGCGGCCACCCGTCCATTGAGCAGCTGCGCGCCTCGGGCCAACACAACGGCGAGGCCTTCATCGCCATGGAGTTCGTCGGACAAACCCTCAGGTATGTTATGAAGCACGTCCGTTTCGGGAGGAGACACACCGAGATGGAGGTCTGCCTGATGATGAGGCAGCTCCTCACCGGCGTGGGGAGGATGAACCGTCTAGGTCTCAAGCATCGTGACCTTAAGCCGGGGAACGTACTCGTCGACGACCGCAGGAACCTCAAGATCTGTGACCTTGGGCTATCATGCAACATGACCGATGGGCCGCCCTATTCAAACCACATTGGAACACGGGGTTACCGCGCACCAGAGCTCCTCCTAGGGTCCACGAATTACGACGAGCGCATCGACTCTTGGGCTCTTGGCGTCATGATGGCTGAACTACTTGCTGGTCACCACCCTTTCTATGGGAAGACCGACATGGACCACCTCAGTGAGATTTTGGACCTTCTTGGTACAGCAGACATCAAAGAGTGTCCGGGCTATGATGGGCGGCAGCTGCCCGGCGGATGGGCATTGCATAGCAGTTTGCGCTCCATGTTCCCATCGCCTGCCGATGCTAGGAGAAGATGCCGCCCCCAACTTTCAGAAGCTGGTTTTGAGGTCTTGAGCGGCCTTCTGCGATGCAATCCTGAAAAGAGACTCACGGCGAGGGGCGCGCTGCGGCATAGGTGGTTTAAAGAGACCAACTTCAGGGCTGCAAAGAGCTGA